A region of the Leeuwenhoekiella sp. MAR_2009_132 genome:
AGTAGTTTTTAGGGCAAAATCTTCGCGATCCTGAAAGAATGATTTTGTATTGTCAAAGAGCGTTTGATTAAACTTTCCGCCAGAATGAGCGAAAGGATGACTCCCGTTAATAATAAATATGTTTTTCATTACTTGTATTTTATTTATGCCAAAATTAGGAAGCGTTCTTGTATTTATAAAATAATACAAATCATACCTTTGTATTATAATATTAATAGTATGGTAAATTTAGAATGGTATAGAACATTTAAAGCGATTTATGATCACGGCACCCTTACAAAGGCTTCTGTGGCCCTATATTCATCGCAACCTGGAGTAAGTGTTCATTTAAATGCACTAGAATCTTATGTAGGAAGAAAGTTGTTTGAGCGTACTTCTCGTAAAATGATTCCTACGGAAGAAGGGAAGTTTCTATACGAGTTTATACAAGAATCTCTTAGTAAACTTGAAACGGCAGAGCAGCATTTTAAAAAAACAACACAAGAGAAAAATCCTTCATTAAACATAGGGATGTGTTCAGAAACCTTTCAGCTTATAATTGAGCCAGAACTAGCTACACTCGATTTTGATCTGGTAGCGAGATTTGGTGCCCATAAAGACCTTATTAAAGATCTAAATAATGGTATTCTTGACCTCGTTATAACTCCTAATGAGCAAACTGATAAAAAATCACCAGTAACCTACACAGCGTTTTCAAAAGAAAAAATCATTCTTGTCGCAGGAAGTAAAACTGATATTAGACCCATTGAAAATCTTTTAAGAAGTCAGGATTTAAAAGGGCTTGAAGAGGTTCTTCAAAATTATAGTTGGTACAGCTCTTCTAATGAAATGGAACATTTTAGAAGATTTTGGTATGATAATTTTAAACAGAATGCCTCCTTTAAGCCAAACTATATATTGCCAAGTATCACTTCAATCATACGAAGCATCAGCAATAAAGACGGTCTCGCCATTGTGCCTGACTTTCTATGTGAAGAAGCTATAACCAATGAGGAAATTAAAGTGGTATGGGAAGGAACCAAAAAAACAGAAAACACCTTATACTTTGCTTCAAGAACCGATTTAAAATTTAAAAAAGAATTAGCGGTTATTCAAGACATTTTTAAATCTAAAATGAAAAAGATTTCCTAAAAATCTCGAAGATCATTTTGGCTACGCCGAACCTCCACTGCCGGAATTTCTGTTGAATATGAGCGGCTATATGAGTATGGACATGGACCAACCCGAAAAAACTAAATTTTACTTTGAGCAGGGTATTAAGTACTATCCCAACAGTGCCAATACCTACGATTCTCTTGCTGATTATTACGAGCGCACCGGTGATAAAGCCAGTGCGCTACAAGCAGTCACTAAAGCTTACGAACTCAATCCTGACCCGTATTACAAAGAACGGATGGAGTCATTAAAAGGGAATTAAATACTTTGGAAACAGGTTTTACATACAGAAAGGTTTTTTGTATTTTGCATAGAATGAACAAATTATAAACGATCAACTATAAAGTTTATGAATAAATCACAAATTAAAGGAATTGCAATACTGTGTCTTGCACTAATAGCCAGTTTTTTAATAGACAACAATTTTATTCAAACCCTTACAGGCGCGCTTTGTGCCATTGGTTTAGGGTTTATTTTCAAATGGATTCCGTTTAAAAAACGTATTAATTAATAATTTAAGATCTGAACAGTTTGTAAGTGTAAATAGGTATATACGTATTGCTAAATATTCAGTTTAAAAAAATAGAGTATCGTTTGATTCTGAACTCGTTTAAAGCGTTTTACCTAATAAATTTTGAGTTTTAATTTTTAAAATACTTTGTACTCAAGTTTAGGTATAGATCGATTTCGTTTAATTCAATCATAAAAAAAAGCGAACGTAACCCGTTGGCTTTTTTCTAAAATTAAAAAATAAGGCTTACCTCACAATCACTTTAACTGCCTGTGTTTCGGTATCACTTTCTATGTGTACTACATACACGCCTGTTTTGTAAAAACCCAGATTTGTAGTAGCAGTATTTGAGAAATTACCAGAAGTTAGAAATTGACCATTTATTGTAAATACGCTATAGGCTGTGTTTTTTGTGCCTGTATAATCGCAATATAAGGTGTGTTCCCGGGTGTAAAACAAATGATCTGCCGGATTGTTTTTCTTGGGACCTATTGCACTTAAAAAGCCGGTGTCTATAAGGTTTTTGATAGCATCTTCGGTTAACCCATAGTTGAAGATGGTAAACTCATCTACTAAAGCTTCAGTCACAGGGTCGCTGTACTGAGATTTACCCAGATAATTAGCTGTAGTTATTCCTAAATTTGAGGGATTCAGAGTAAAGCTGCTGCTGCCTACTTCGTTTCCGTTTACATAGAGTTTTACAGCATCAGCCGCTTGTACTACTGCAACGTGTACCCATTCATTTACAGGTAAAACATATTCTGTTGTCACGCGGTTACGAGTGCCGCCGTGTTCCATTTCATATTGAAACTTCCCACTTCCGTTTGCAGCTTCCAGCGCCATCCAGTTTGTGGTGCCACTTCCAAAGTCAAAAATACGGTTCCAGTTTGCGAGGTTGTCAAGCTTAATCCATGTCGTAATACTAAAATCAGATAATGTACTCATAAGTCCGTCTTTAAGTTGCACAAACGAGTTGCCACTACCCAAATGAATTCCCATTCCCCGATGACCGGCTTCCCGCACGTATGCACCACTGGCAACACCGTCTAGCAAACTCCAATGATCCAATATAGCATCGCCTTCAGCTTCTTCAAAACCATAATAAGCGTGCCGCCCGTCTTTAGGAGCACCCATTAAAGATGCTGAAGGATTGCTTTCACCGGCATCATTTGCGGCAAGTATTTGATAGTAGCGTTTGGTGTTATTTTTAGTTTCCGTATCAATATAAGGTGCGCTAGTAACCGTAGCAATAGTCTCAAAATTTCCGTTTTCTGAAGCAGCTCGCTTTATAAGATATTGCTCATCAAGCCGTACATCCCAATTTAAAAAGACCTGATCATCTGAAGAGCCTACGCGCATACCTGTAACCGCTTCGGGTACGGTAAGTGCGGGCGTTGTAATGGTTACAAGATCTGTATATGCACTGGTGCCTCCTGTATTTGTCGCAGCAAGACGGTAATAGTAAACAGTCTGCGGAGTTAAGTCGGTATCCTGAAATGTGAGTTCTGTATAATTTGTAGCTATATCGGTAAACGTTCCGGTAGGTGTGCCGGCTCTTTGTAAGGTATAGGAGTTGGCATCTGTAGAAGCGTCCCAACTCAAATTAATACGTAACGCCGAGAGTGCTTCTCCCTGTAATCCCTGCGGAACTTCCGGTACTTCTTCCTGCTCAAAAAGAACTATGTTAGACCAGGGTGAGGCGGTACCGTCTTTACCAATTACCCGAATGCGATACGCTGCTGTGCTGTGAATATCGTCGTTTTTAGTGAGTACTGTATAATCGTCGCTTTCATAAAATGCTGAAAATTTGGTTTCTCCTTCAAGTTTGCGTTCAACCACATATTTTGTGATCAAATCAAAATTTGTGTTAGTCCAGTTGAGATCAATAGAAGTATAATCTTCAGCAACTTTATAACTCAATTCTGGTGCCAGTGGTTTCCAGCTTCTTAAAAACTCAAAATCTGCATCATAAGCTTTATTTGAAGTATTTGTAGCATAGTATGCTCCTGCAGGCGTAAGAACCACATTAGAAAACCCTGTATCACCTTCAACAGTGCGCACGATGGTAGCTGTTTTCAACCATTCATAAGATTCCCAGTTAGGGTTGCGGGTTTTAAAGTTATCATCTATAGTTACAAACATCGCTCGCGCATCCTGCACCCAGTTGTAAATCGAATAGCGTTCTACATAATCTGCGTTGTCCAAAACATTTAAAACCGCGATAAGATCGTTTTTATGTTTGGTTGCATTCGCATCTGTTAGGAGTGTAGGACCATCGGGAAAGGAGTGACCCGTCCAGTTGGCTCCTATATTCCATTCGGTTATCCAGATAGGTCTTTTATACTTGTCATAGATGTATTTGAGATCATTTGCCCATTGTGTGGCAGATTTATACCAGTAACAATGTAGGGCCATATAATCTACGCGGTAATTACGCGCTTCTGCTTTAGTCATAAAGTCAGCCATCCACGGGTTAAAGGGATCTGAAGTTGCAGGTGAACCCAGTCGTAATCCAGACTGCATCAATTGTGGCCAGGCGCCTATAGCAGCATCTACAGACATATTTGCCTGGTCAGGACGGTCTGGTTCATTATAGCCTAAAAGATGTGTGTACCCTGCCTTAGTGTTTGCGGCATCAAGAGACGGCCAATATTGAGTTTGGCGTATGGGAACGTATTCAATGTCTGGCGTACTCTCACGACCGGTGTTCCAGTTGTAATACCAAGTAATATCCAGAGAAACATGCTCTGCATTAGTTCCTGATGCAAGCCCTTTTTTAGTAACCTCGTGCCACGGCATTGTACGTATAAAAGAAACCGTCTGGTTGAGATAAGGTTCTAAAACAGCAATCTCAAGATCTTCATCTTCCGCAATAAAAACCTTACTGTAACCCGTACCGTCTGCATTTGATGCCAGGGTTGCCATATAGCCTTTTTTCAGCTTAATAGACCGGATCGCATTGTCAAAATCTCCCAAATCTTTATAGGGAATCACCGTCTGCATTTGTTGCGAATTACCGCTAAAGTTTTCTTCGGAATATACCGTTAGGGGCCTATAATCTGCGGAATGCGCTAAAATGACACTACCAGTCCCCGAACTGCTTACTACGATATTGCTGCCATTAATTGCAGGACTTCCTGAAACGTTAATGTATTGCAATTGAGAAGCGATTACGGCTGAAGGGCGCATCCCGTCAAAAAATAATTGCGCATCAGCACTTGTGAGGTTAATTGTGGTATTGATTAAGGGGTGTATAGGATTGCTTAAATGCAAAACCGCATCGGTATCTAATGTTAGCAAGGTTTTAGAATAGGTCAGTGTAGAAATCGTCTGTGCTGATAAAGTCTGTGACTGAGTTGCTGCTGCAGGAAGTGGAGTAGGGGCAAACAACCCTTCGTCAAATTTCACTGAAGTAACCTCGACATCAATAGCACCATCTTCATAATCTTTACCAATTACCAGTTGTGCCTGTTCTTTTTTGAGTACTGAAAGATTGGCCAATCCAATTGTGCCGCTGGCTGCAGTAAATTTTAAATAATAGGTAGCATCAGCTTCTGGTGTAACTAAAAGTGAGGCTTGTTGTAAAGTATTTGAAGTCGTAATTGTTTGAGAAACCAGTGTTGTACTACCCTCTGGGGTGGTTGCCAGTGCAAGCTGCAAATCAGCAGTACCACCGTCAACCTGATCAATTAAGCCTGAAAATTGGTAAGAAACACCTGCTTTTAAAGTTACAGGAAGTGAAAAAACACGATTTGTACCTGAATTGAAATCGAGATTAAGCAGGCGCCCGTTAAATGTGCTGTTGTCTTCCGCGAGTGTATGACCGGTGGTCACATCTTGATAAGCTACACCCGCTGCTGTATTCGCTGGCGCCCAATTTACCGTATTGTCTGAACTTGCCCAGCCGTATTGATTAGGTGCGCCGTTATTGTCTGCATAAAGGCCATCCCAGTTATTGATAAGATTAGATGATTTTAATTGAAGATTTCCAATACCAAAAAGACCCCAATCTCCGGTAATGCTGAGGTAATACGTTCCGGTATATTGTGATAAAAATGAAAAATTTCCTGTGCGCAAGCGAAATGCATTGCCTGAAGTAAAGGTTTTAGAAACCAAATTGTTTGTGCCCTCACGGTCTGTAGAAACCGCAACGGTTATTTTTGAACCCGGGCCGGCATTAGCAATCAACTCATATAACCACGAGAAGGTATAATGCGTACCTGTATGTAATTGTATCGGATAACTGTAAACCGAGCTGTTGTAACTATTGCCATCCCAGCGTATATACATAAGTCTACCGTTAAATGTAGAGCCGTCTGACTCGATGAGGTGTCCCGAAGATAAATCCATATAACGAACGCCAGAACCCCCATTTGCGGTATTGAAAATAGTACTGATCTTATTATTTTCCCAACCATAATCTGTAGGTTTCCCGGCATTATTGTTGGGTAAGCCTGCCCAGGCTCCAAGAAGGTTATCAGAACCGTAGGTAAGATCATCATCATTTGAAGTTGCATCAGCTATTTGTTCTAAAGGTAGTGACGTGAGAAAATAACCATCAAGATATACATATACCTCGCTGCCGGTTACGATATACCTGTAGGTTTGTTCCTGAGCATTATTTACAGAAGTACTTAAGTTTTTAGGAGTTGTAAGCAACGTGGTTGCATTGAAGGTTGTTTGGTCTAAACTCGTACGAAAACCTGTACCCAATTTATTTTTGTAAAAAACATCTAAACCGCGATTTGAAGCTGCATTTACTTTCGCTTTCAACTCAAGACTAAACGTTTCTGCACTGCGAAGTGGTATATGTAGGGTATCTACGGCTGTAGGGTTTGTAAACTGTAAGCCTGTGTGAAGGGTCTGGTCTAAAGTGGTTTTTTCAGGGAGTTGCGGCACTTGTGCAAAGAGCGAGCAGTAAAATAACTGAAAAAGTATGCATACAATAAGATAGTTCTGCTTCATAAGAAATGGTTTGAATTACGAAATCGATATAGTTAAAGGAACGTGCCTATATAAATAAATTAATGTATTTAATACATTTATAATAGACATTACAATATTCCTAAAACTGAAGCCAATAGTTAGGGGGTATAGTGGTAAAAATAGGGGTGTAAATCGTTCAGTTCGGGTTAAATGACTGAATATGAATAGTTGGCGGCTGTATTCTAGTTTAGTAGAAATTGATTCAATTGAAGTATAACAGAACACCAGGCTTTGTAGTGAAAGAACTTTGTATAATCAACTTTTAGATCAAAGTCAGATTTTGCCATTTCGTTTTAGGAGCTGTATCACAAGAAACAGAAGTCAAAAGTAGAATTAATACCGTTAATGTTCTTTTTAGTTCTTAAATGTGATATAACGTGTTTGGCTATGAGTAGTTGCGTGGGTTAGCCCTTAATTTAGCAAGTACACACCAAACTGAAAATCCGTGAGGATTTTGAGAAGTATGCCACGACAAGCAATTAGCTATATCCATAAAGGACGTGTCGTTTTTTTATTCAGTCAATAGTTTTTTTCTGTATTCTATCATTCGGATGATCAATTCAATCGGTAATGGTCTGTCTAATGGAAATTGAACCGAGCCTTTCCCGCGCTTGTATTCAGTTAATTCAGGTTCAAACTTTTCTATAGTTGTAGGGCTTGGATAAAGTCCAATGTGTTTTTTATATCCTGCAATCATTATTTGTTGATCCCTTTTTCCGTTTTCGACTAAAGCATAAGCTGGTATGTTATAGTTCAGAAGTTCAGTTGCATTAGGCTCAACTTTCAAAATACATTCTCTAAGTTCCAAAAGTGCCTTTTTGGTTGGTTCGGGTTGAGCATTGATGTAGTGGGCTACAGAATTGTATTGGGTTGTCTCGCTCATTTCTGATGTTTTACTATGTTTCTACGTACTTCTTGAAATTCTCAAGAATCGCTTGCCAACCTGCACGTTGTTGTTCATCTGTATTTGTTCCCTCTGCATCAAAAGTTTCGCTCACATTTACATGATCTCCATCTTGCGAAAATTCAATATCTACTTTCCGTCCGTCTGACATTTTATACGAAATTAATTCTTTGTCAATTATTGTGTCATAGGTGCCCGTAAAGTCAAATCCCATACTTCCGTCTTTTGCTTCCATTCGCCAGGAGAAATTTCCATTTGGTTTAAGGTCATTTTTAGCGTTTGGGCAGCACCACTCGTCAGTCGCAAAATTCCAATTTGTGATATGTTCAGGTTTAACCCAATAGTCCCAAACTTTTTCAATGTTAGATTTGATTGAAGTTTGAACTGTTATTCTTTGCATTTCTATTAATTATTTTAAGTTCTACTTAAATAAACTCCAATGTTTATGTGTATGAGCTGTGGCGTGTCTCGGTACGAACCATTAAAAGTACAAAACTGCGCTGGAAAATCCGCAGGATTTTCCAAGTGATGACTGACCAAGCCATAGCTTTTATACTGTGTTGTAACACGTTTTTTATTTATTCATAAGTTGAGTGGCTTCCCAGACATATTCTTTTCCAAATTCGCCGAAATAACTAATGTAGTTTCCGTCTTTTGATATCACTACAAAACTGTCACAAGGATAATGATATTCAAAAAACAACCTTTCAACTGTTCCTTCTGGGTCTTTATGCCAAGTCAAAACTCCATCGTATTTTTCCAAACCATCATTATCTTTATAAATATAAATCGGTTTAGTTTGAGCAACTTGATTGATTCCGTCTTCTAATTGTCCGAACCAAATTTTGCTTGATTCTTTTGTAGCTGAACCACTTGAATTACAACCGTCTTTTCCTGGATAGTAAATTATAACTATTGGTTTAGTGGAATCTAATTCTTGATTTGTTTCTTTCTCAAGTAGTGATTCTAATAAAGCTCTGTTTGTTATTTTTCCACGTTTTTCTCTTAAAGTTAATTTTTTATGATTAGCGGAATCTCCGGGAATATCTAATAATTTATTTGTAGAACGAATTCGGTCGAACTTTGATTTACTTATTTCTACATTGTTCTCGTCGAAGTATTTAATTCTGTCATTTCCAACCTTCGAGGAAGAACAAGAATAAATTAAAATTCCAAAAGTTAATGTTAGCAGGATTTTTCTCATATGTTTTACAACGGTTTTGTGTATGGTTAGTTGCGTGTTTAAGCAACTAATTTAGTAAACAAAAACGAACGCGAGAAAATTCCGTAGGAATTTTCCAAATAAGCAACGACCAAAGCAATTAATTATACACGTTGTTGGCAACAGTTTTTTAATTCTTTTTATTCACAGTATTTGGGTCAAATCCATAATAAAAGTCATTCAACTTTCCATTCGAACTTTGAAGTCCAACTATGTCCATTATTTCCTGAAAATAAAGTAAAATCCTTTCTCTATCTTCAGAATCATATCTTAATTCCATTTCCGGGAATTTTAAAAGTCCGATTCTAATTGCTTCTTGGTATTTCTCGTCAGTTGGTTTTTCAGATTCCGCAATTTGTTTAAAATCAGTTGCGACTTCGTTGATTTTTTCGGTCAATATTGGTCTCAATTTTTCATCCGATATATTTGGTGAATGATTTTCCGCATAGAATTTTTTCTTTGCAATAAATTCTACAAACTTTTCATTCGCATTTTCAGGTGTTTTCATTTCGGTTGCATTTTGTCCGCAAGCAGATAAAGTTAAAAACAGAACTAATATTTTGATGTATTTCGTCATTTCTCAAATTGTTGCCAACTAGTTATATCAATCCTAAATATACTGTTATTACGCAATATTTCTTAAAATAATAGTATTTTAAACTGTGCGCAAATTGCCGTTGCGATCTCAAATTATTTATAGAATTCTGTATTCAGCGAAAAATAAACACATATAAAAAGCGAACTTTTTTAGGTTCGCTTTCGTGTAATATTAGTTTTTAATCTCTTTTTCAAGGAAATAAATTAGTGTATTCGTATTAGTTTGTTCGCGTAAACCGAGGGTTTATCTAGTCTAAAACTATCATGTCTGATTTAGTATCTCCCAGGTTAAAGGATATAGCTTTAACTTTTATTTTATTAGTGCCATTTAACGAATAATGTGCAGAAAATCTAAATGTTTGAGAGTAGTTATTTAATTCACCAAAATTTATTGCTGTTGTTAAATTACTAAATACCGCTATTCCATCATTATCAGATGCAGCTTGAAAATCGGCAAATTGAGGATCATCTCCAATTACACTCCAGGTTGTTTCGTTATAAGCATAGATAACAATTCCTGAAACAGCTTCCCCATTAGAATCTGTTAAGGTTATTGCTGCAGTAGTGATTTTGTTCTCTGAAGCATTATCATCAGATGAACAGCTTGATAGTAAACTGATTGTGACTAATACAAGTAATAGTTTTTTCATTTTTACACTATTTACTTTACAATTATTGAAGTAGTACGACTTTGTCCAGACTTAACCAAGAAGGTGGGATGCGTTATGCTTTCTAAACTAAAGCCATTAGAGGTTTTTAGAAATGCCTCAAAAAAATAGGGGCCATTACCATTTTTTGCAATATAATCTTCTAAATCAAAACTTACATTACCCTCAGAATTGCTTGTTTTTTGAAATAGAATTTCCGGTAATGGTTGGTTTTCTTTTACTTCCCGATTAAACATCATAACGATATATCCACTTTGTGAAGCACTCGAGCTGTTAATTACATTGAGATTTACGGTGGCTGTTGTGCTACCAGAGGTAGATTCGTTAGTTGTAATTTCTGTTTCAGAGTCTTCTGTAGTACATGAGATTAATGTTCCTGTGAATAGGAAAAGCATAAGCATTTTTTTCATTGTCTAAATTTTAGCTTCAGTTTATAGTTACGGATTTTTCAAAAATTTTTAATCCGTGCGCAAAATACCGTTACGATCTCACACTATTTTACAGAATTCTGTATTCGGCGAAAAATAAACACAAAAAAAAAGCGACCCTTTTTTAAAGATCGCTTTTGGCGTGAAATTAATTTTATGTCTTGTGCCGGGCTTTATAGCTTATTGATTGATAGTAATACGT
Encoded here:
- a CDS encoding LysR family transcriptional regulator; this encodes MVNLEWYRTFKAIYDHGTLTKASVALYSSQPGVSVHLNALESYVGRKLFERTSRKMIPTEEGKFLYEFIQESLSKLETAEQHFKKTTQEKNPSLNIGMCSETFQLIIEPELATLDFDLVARFGAHKDLIKDLNNGILDLVITPNEQTDKKSPVTYTAFSKEKIILVAGSKTDIRPIENLLRSQDLKGLEEVLQNYSWYSSSNEMEHFRRFWYDNFKQNASFKPNYILPSITSIIRSISNKDGLAIVPDFLCEEAITNEEIKVVWEGTKKTENTLYFASRTDLKFKKELAVIQDIFKSKMKKIS
- a CDS encoding tetratricopeptide repeat protein, whose translation is MSMDMDQPEKTKFYFEQGIKYYPNSANTYDSLADYYERTGDKASALQAVTKAYELNPDPYYKERMESLKGN
- a CDS encoding glycosyl hydrolase, coding for MKQNYLIVCILFQLFYCSLFAQVPQLPEKTTLDQTLHTGLQFTNPTAVDTLHIPLRSAETFSLELKAKVNAASNRGLDVFYKNKLGTGFRTSLDQTTFNATTLLTTPKNLSTSVNNAQEQTYRYIVTGSEVYVYLDGYFLTSLPLEQIADATSNDDDLTYGSDNLLGAWAGLPNNNAGKPTDYGWENNKISTIFNTANGGSGVRYMDLSSGHLIESDGSTFNGRLMYIRWDGNSYNSSVYSYPIQLHTGTHYTFSWLYELIANAGPGSKITVAVSTDREGTNNLVSKTFTSGNAFRLRTGNFSFLSQYTGTYYLSITGDWGLFGIGNLQLKSSNLINNWDGLYADNNGAPNQYGWASSDNTVNWAPANTAAGVAYQDVTTGHTLAEDNSTFNGRLLNLDFNSGTNRVFSLPVTLKAGVSYQFSGLIDQVDGGTADLQLALATTPEGSTTLVSQTITTSNTLQQASLLVTPEADATYYLKFTAASGTIGLANLSVLKKEQAQLVIGKDYEDGAIDVEVTSVKFDEGLFAPTPLPAAATQSQTLSAQTISTLTYSKTLLTLDTDAVLHLSNPIHPLINTTINLTSADAQLFFDGMRPSAVIASQLQYINVSGSPAINGSNIVVSSSGTGSVILAHSADYRPLTVYSEENFSGNSQQMQTVIPYKDLGDFDNAIRSIKLKKGYMATLASNADGTGYSKVFIAEDEDLEIAVLEPYLNQTVSFIRTMPWHEVTKKGLASGTNAEHVSLDITWYYNWNTGRESTPDIEYVPIRQTQYWPSLDAANTKAGYTHLLGYNEPDRPDQANMSVDAAIGAWPQLMQSGLRLGSPATSDPFNPWMADFMTKAEARNYRVDYMALHCYWYKSATQWANDLKYIYDKYKRPIWITEWNIGANWTGHSFPDGPTLLTDANATKHKNDLIAVLNVLDNADYVERYSIYNWVQDARAMFVTIDDNFKTRNPNWESYEWLKTATIVRTVEGDTGFSNVVLTPAGAYYATNTSNKAYDADFEFLRSWKPLAPELSYKVAEDYTSIDLNWTNTNFDLITKYVVERKLEGETKFSAFYESDDYTVLTKNDDIHSTAAYRIRVIGKDGTASPWSNIVLFEQEEVPEVPQGLQGEALSALRINLSWDASTDANSYTLQRAGTPTGTFTDIATNYTELTFQDTDLTPQTVYYYRLAATNTGGTSAYTDLVTITTPALTVPEAVTGMRVGSSDDQVFLNWDVRLDEQYLIKRAASENGNFETIATVTSAPYIDTETKNNTKRYYQILAANDAGESNPSASLMGAPKDGRHAYYGFEEAEGDAILDHWSLLDGVASGAYVREAGHRGMGIHLGSGNSFVQLKDGLMSTLSDFSITTWIKLDNLANWNRIFDFGSGTTNWMALEAANGSGKFQYEMEHGGTRNRVTTEYVLPVNEWVHVAVVQAADAVKLYVNGNEVGSSSFTLNPSNLGITTANYLGKSQYSDPVTEALVDEFTIFNYGLTEDAIKNLIDTGFLSAIGPKKNNPADHLFYTREHTLYCDYTGTKNTAYSVFTINGQFLTSGNFSNTATTNLGFYKTGVYVVHIESDTETQAVKVIVR
- a CDS encoding iron chaperone, which codes for MSETTQYNSVAHYINAQPEPTKKALLELRECILKVEPNATELLNYNIPAYALVENGKRDQQIMIAGYKKHIGLYPSPTTIEKFEPELTEYKRGKGSVQFPLDRPLPIELIIRMIEYRKKLLTE
- a CDS encoding SRPBCC family protein, with the protein product MQRITVQTSIKSNIEKVWDYWVKPEHITNWNFATDEWCCPNAKNDLKPNGNFSWRMEAKDGSMGFDFTGTYDTIIDKELISYKMSDGRKVDIEFSQDGDHVNVSETFDAEGTNTDEQQRAGWQAILENFKKYVET
- a CDS encoding DUF4844 domain-containing protein, which translates into the protein MKTPENANEKFVEFIAKKKFYAENHSPNISDEKLRPILTEKINEVATDFKQIAESEKPTDEKYQEAIRIGLLKFPEMELRYDSEDRERILLYFQEIMDIVGLQSSNGKLNDFYYGFDPNTVNKKN